A window of Bacteroidales bacterium genomic DNA:
CGATTAAAATTTCTCCTTCAGTGGTATCAAAAAAACGAGGTATTAAGTCTGCAATGGTCGACTTACCTGCACCAGAAGGACCAACCAAAGCGACCATTTTTCCTTTTTCAATCGTAAACGAAACATTTTTAAGCACATACTCATTTTCATACTTAAAACTCACATTTTTAAACTCGATGGAATGATTAAAATCAGTTATAGCAACAGCTTGAGGATCTTCATATATTTTAATATCGGCAGCCATTATTTGCTCAATCCTATCGAGCGACGCCATTCCCTTTTGAATGTTGTAATATGCTTGCGAAAATGCCTTGGCTGGGTTTATTATTTGCGAAAAAATAACAAGATATGCTATAAATTCTTGCGACGAAAGTTCTGCTTTGTGATTGAGTACTAAAGTACCACCAAAATACATTAACGAGACTAAAACAACCGTTCCAAGGAACTCGCTTAATGGCGAAGCTAAATAACGACGACGAAATAACTTAATCATTAGTTGAGTATAAAAATGATTCATGTTTTTAAAACGCTGATTCATTTTATCTTCGGCATTAAAGCCTTTAATAATTCGAATTCCCGATAAAGTTTCTTCTACAACACTAATAATACCGCCTATTCTACGCTGTCCTTGGTTAGATTGTTTACGAAGCACTTTGCCCACTCTACCAATTACAATACCCGTTATGGGCAATAATATTAATGCAAACAACGTAAGCTGATAACTCATAAAAAAAAGTGTAACCAAATAAATTAGAATGGTAAGCGGATCGCGAAATATCATTTCAATAGAACTCATAATGCTCCACTCTATTTCTTGCACATCATTAGACATTCGGGTTATAATATCACCCTTTCGTTCATTCGAAAAGAACGATAATGGTAGTTGCAAAATTTTTGCATATAATTTATTTCGAATATCTTGAATAACCCCATTACGAATAGGAGCCATAAAATAATTGGCAAGAAAAATAAACATATTTTTAAGCAAAGAGGTAATAATAACAATAAGACTCACAATAAGTAAGGCCGAAGTTGGGCCATTGTTTTCTATTTGCTGTGTTAAAAAATAATTAAAATTATGCTGAATACTGTTTATTGAAAACTCAAAAGGGACTGCATCGTAAACAGCTTCTTGCGTTCCGAATAATATACCCAAAAAAGGAATAACCATCGTTAGGCTAAATAAACTCGATATAGAGCCTAAAATGTTAAATACTCCATTTAATATGGCTTTTCCCCAATAAGGTTTTACATATGATAATAATTTAACAAATTTCTTCATATTTATTGCTTCCCAGTATAATTAAAAGGACTTAAAAGCTTTAATTCTCTTTTTACTGATTCAGAAACATTAAGCTCTTCGATAAATGCATGTATATCTTCTTTTGTAACGGTTTTATGAGTACGGGTCAATTTCTTTAATGCCTCGTATGCACCTTCAACGCCCTCACGTCTTAATATTGTTTGTATTCCCTCAGCTATTACCATCCAATTATTATTCAAATCATTGTCAATAGCCGACTTGTTGACCATTAATTTATTCAACCCTTTCAAAATACTTTTATATGCTAAAAGCGAGTGGGCAATGGGATTTCCTATATTACGCAAAACTGTAGAATCGGTCAAATCTCGTTGAAGCCTCGATATAGGTAGCTTAGCACTTAAAAACTCGAACAAGGCATTGGCAAGCATCAAATTGCCTTCGGCATTTTCGAAATCGATGGGATTTACTTTGTGTGGCATAGCCGACGACCCTACTTCGTTTTCGTTGATTTTCTGCTTAAAATAATTCATCGAAATATACGTCCAAATATCGCGGCAGAGGTCAATTAAAATAGTGTTGATGCGTTTAATATTATCGAAAAGTGCTGCCAAATAATCGTAATGCTCAATTTGAGTGGTGGTTTGTGAGCGTTCGAGTTCGAGTATATGATTTACAAAGGCATTAGCAAATTCGTCCCATTTTATTTGCGGATAAGCGGCATAATGAGCATTGAAATTGCCAGTAGCACCACCAAATTTAGCAGCATAAGGTATAATATACAACATTCCTATTTGCTTATGCAGGCGTTCAACAAAAACCATCAACTCCTTACCCAAGCGTGTTGGCGAGGCAGGCTGTCCGTGGGTATGTGCCAACATGGGAATATCTTTCCATTCTTCGGCTAAATTCACCATGGTATCGACCAAATTATCTACCGTAGAAAAATAGTGCTGCTGCATCGCTTTTTTTAATAATAATGGAATTGCCGTGTTGTTTATATCCTGTGAGGTGAGACCAAAATGGATAAATTCTTTGTATTGCGATAAGCCAGCAGCATCGAATTTTTCTTTTAAGAAATATTCTACCGCTTTAACATCGTGGTTGGTTATTTTTTCAATATCTTTGATACGTTGAGCATCGTCGAGCGAAAAATTATCGAACCACGACATCAACACAGTATAGTTTGCACTATCGAAAGAAACAAGCTGTGGCAACGGCATTTTACATAGTGCAATAAAATATTGAATTTCGACATATAAGCGATATTTAATTAGTGCAAATTCGCTAAAATACTCTGCCAAAAAAGAAACTTGCTTTCGATAGCGTCCATCAATGGGCGTGATGGCTGTAAGTTCGTTTAATTGCATGGCTTTAAAATTTGTTGTAAAGGTACATTAAAATTTCAATTTCAATAACGATTGACCCCAGATTATGCATTTAAAATGCTTAATCTGGGGTCAATATAAAGTAAAAATAGCTGATATTAAGCTAATCAACAAATAAAGTTATTTTGATGATAGTTAATAAATTATATGTATTTGTTAATAAATGTTTTTTGACAGTCTGACGGTTTGCATGTTGTCGCAGCTGGCGATTTCGGAACCCTTTACTGTCAAGCAGCACAAAAGTTTGATAGTAACACTCAGCTTGATTTAATCACTAAACCGAAACTTTGGAGTAGCTGCTTTAGCATGAGTTTTCATTTTCTTTTATAGTGATAATATTCGTCAACATAATATCCGTTTTCTCTTATTTTCATACATTTTTTGCGTGCTTCATTCATTGAATCTGGTTCTTTATCAAAGTTCGAATAATTCCAATTATAATGTCCTGTGTCCCACTTTCCTTTAATATAAATGCCTGTGGATTCAGGAAAATAAACTTTTGCCATTGACCAGTTATTTAAATTTATTTCGGGAGTTTTTCTAATTAATGGTTCACGATTAGATTTTGGATTGAAATAGTAATGATGCTCCCACTCTCTAAAATGATTCTGCTTTTCTTCAAGTGTAGAATCTATTAACATATTCGTAAGTCCTAAGTTTTCGGAGTAAAGGTATATAAAATCCATTTTAGTTCTACTCCCGCCAAAACTTGCTCCACCATCATTAACATGTGTCAAGAAATCAATCTTAATGTTATTTTCAAGCAATACATCGTAGAAGAAATTTGAATTTTCCATTGTAAACAAAAGTATTATAAACTGTTTGGCTGTCGGAAAAATAAATGAGTTATAATTAGAATTCCATTCTTTACCTTCTTCATTAGCAACACGAAATTTATTATGATTTTGTTTATCTTTGGGATTTATTACAGTATACTTTATTCCTGATAATGAATAAATTGAAGTTCCACTCTTTAAACTATAAACATCTCTTTCAAGATTAATTAATTGACATTGGATAGCAAAAACCTTATGTGTATTTTTTTGAATTAGATGAGAGAAGTGAAAAAGGGCATGGTTTGGATAAAATACATCATTTTTAAGAAATAATTCCGTCCAATTTTTTATCACAACAGAATTTCCACCCCCAAATTCATCCAAAATATATCCGTTATAGAGAAGTGGATGCGGCAAAGGTTTTCCTTCTTTTTCGAGTTTATCGTAAACAAAACTGTATAATCCCATCATTTCTTTCGGAAAAGGGTTCCAATCAAGACAAGTAAAATCAGTATGAATGAAAATTTTAGGGAATTCTATGTTTTCTTTTTCACAATAATAATCCCAATAGAAAATATGCCTGAAGTCATATCCACTTGATGGATAATAACAAATTTTATTATTATTTTCCCAAAAGTAGTTTGGAAGTTTGTCAAGGTTTTCTGACTTGAATATTTCTCTTAAATTCTTCATAAAATTGATGTTACAAAGAATATAACAATTTATAAATTTCTATTTTTGCAAATC
This region includes:
- a CDS encoding ATP-binding cassette domain-containing protein — encoded protein: MKKFVKLLSYVKPYWGKAILNGVFNILGSISSLFSLTMVIPFLGILFGTQEAVYDAVPFEFSINSIQHNFNYFLTQQIENNGPTSALLIVSLIVIITSLLKNMFIFLANYFMAPIRNGVIQDIRNKLYAKILQLPLSFFSNERKGDIITRMSNDVQEIEWSIMSSIEMIFRDPLTILIYLVTLFFMSYQLTLFALILLPITGIVIGRVGKVLRKQSNQGQRRIGGIISVVEETLSGIRIIKGFNAEDKMNQRFKNMNHFYTQLMIKLFRRRYLASPLSEFLGTVVLVSLMYFGGTLVLNHKAELSSQEFIAYLVIFSQIINPAKAFSQAYYNIQKGMASLDRIEQIMAADIKIYEDPQAVAITDFNHSIEFKNVSFKYENEYVLKNVSFTIEKGKMVALVGPSGAGKSTIADLIPRFFDTTEGEILIDGIPIKNVKIKNLRALMGIVTQQPVLFNDTIFRNIAFGVNEVTEKQVLEAAKVANAYDFIMEYPNHVYTNIGDSGDKLSGGQKQRISIARAVLKNPPILILDEATSSLDTESERLVQDALTKLMKNRTSLVIAHRLSTIVNADLILVINKGQVIEQGTHEELLAKNGLYKKLHDIQNQHIML
- the purB gene encoding adenylosuccinate lyase, with translation MQLNELTAITPIDGRYRKQVSFLAEYFSEFALIKYRLYVEIQYFIALCKMPLPQLVSFDSANYTVLMSWFDNFSLDDAQRIKDIEKITNHDVKAVEYFLKEKFDAAGLSQYKEFIHFGLTSQDINNTAIPLLLKKAMQQHYFSTVDNLVDTMVNLAEEWKDIPMLAHTHGQPASPTRLGKELMVFVERLHKQIGMLYIIPYAAKFGGATGNFNAHYAAYPQIKWDEFANAFVNHILELERSQTTTQIEHYDYLAALFDNIKRINTILIDLCRDIWTYISMNYFKQKINENEVGSSAMPHKVNPIDFENAEGNLMLANALFEFLSAKLPISRLQRDLTDSTVLRNIGNPIAHSLLAYKSILKGLNKLMVNKSAIDNDLNNNWMVIAEGIQTILRREGVEGAYEALKKLTRTHKTVTKEDIHAFIEELNVSESVKRELKLLSPFNYTGKQ